A DNA window from Bos indicus x Bos taurus breed Angus x Brahman F1 hybrid chromosome 16, Bos_hybrid_MaternalHap_v2.0, whole genome shotgun sequence contains the following coding sequences:
- the GPR52 gene encoding G-protein coupled receptor 52, whose amino-acid sequence MNDSRWTEWRILNTSSGILNVSERHSCPLGFGHYSAVDVCIFETIVIVLLTFLIIAGNLTVIFVFHCAPLLHHYTTSYFIQTMAYADLFVGVSCLVPTLSLLHYSTGIHESLTCQVFGYIISVLKSVSMACLACISVDRYLAITKPLSYNQLVTPCRLRICIILIWIYSCLIFLPSFFGWGKPGYHGDIFEWCATSWLTSAYFTGFIVCLLYAPAALVVCFTYFHIFKICRQHTKEINDRRARFPSHEAAASGDAGHSPDRRYAMVLFRITSVFYMLWLPYIIYFLLESSRVLDNPTLSFLTTWLAISNSFCNCVIYSLSNSVFRLGLRRLSETMCTSCMCVKDKEARDPKPRKRANSCSI is encoded by the coding sequence ATGAATGATTCCAGGTGGACTGAATGGAGGATCCTGAACACGAGCAGTGGCATTTTGAATGTGTCTGAACGTCACTCCTGCCCACTTGGATTTGGCCACTACAGTGCGGTGGATGTATGCATCTTCGAGACAATTGTCATTGTCTTGCTGACATTTCTCATCATTGCTGGGAATTTAACGGTCATCTTTGTTTTTCACTGTGCTCCACTTTTACACCACTATACGACCAGCTATTTCATTCAAACAATGGCATATGCTGATCTTTTTGTTGGAGTTAGCTGCTTGGTTCCTACTCTCTCACTTCTCCACTACTCCACAGGTATCCACGAGTCACTGACTTGCCAGGTTTTTGGATATATCATCTCAGTACTGAAAAGTGTTTCTATGGCATGTCTTGCTTGCATCAGTGTGGATCGCTATCTTGCCATCACCAAGCCTCTGTCCTACAATCAACTGGTCACCCCATGtcgcctgagaatttgcattattttaatcTGGATCTACTCTTGCCTAATTTTCTTGCCTTCCTTTTTTGGCTGGGGGAAACCTGGTTACCACGGTGACATTTTTGAATGGTGTGCCACCTCTTGGCTCACCAGTGCCTATTTTACCGGCTTTATTGTTTGTTTACTTTATGCCCCTGCTGCCTTGGTTGTCTGCTTCACTTACTTCCACATTTTCAAAATTTGCCGGCAGCACACCAAAGAGATAAATGACCGGAGGGCCCGATTCCCGAGCCATGAAGCGGCTGCCTCCGGAGACGCCGGGCATAGCCCTGATCGTCGCTACGCCATGGTTTTGTTCCGGATAACCAGTGTGTTTTACATGCTGTGGCTCCCTTATATCATCTACTTTCTTCTAGAAAGCTCCCGGGTCTTGGACAATCCAACACTGTCCTTCCTAACCACCTGGCTGGCTATAAGTAATAGTTTTTGTAACTGTGTTATATACAGCCTCTCCAACAGTGTTTTCCGGCTAGGCCTCCGAAGACTGTCTGAGACAATGTGTACATCTTGTATGTGTGTCAAGGATAAGGAAGCACGAGACCCCAAACCTAGGAAACGGGCTAATTCCTGCTCCATTTGA